The following coding sequences are from one Nicotiana tomentosiformis chromosome 3, ASM39032v3, whole genome shotgun sequence window:
- the LOC138907391 gene encoding uncharacterized protein yields MLSRKKSYVDRKVRDVAYMVREKVLLKVSPMKGVMRFGKKVNLSSRYIKPFEIHEGIGEVAYKLALPPSMSSVHVVFHVFMLRKYFSDPSHILDFSTVQLDADLTYDVELVAILDRQIRKMRSKNIASVKVQ; encoded by the coding sequence ATGCTGTCTAGAAAGAAGAGCTACgtcgatcggaaggttcgtgatgttgcttacatggtgcgAGAGAAGGTACTGCTTAAAgtttcaccaatgaagggtgttatgaggttcgggaagaaggtaaATTTGAGCTCTCGGTATATTAAGCCTTTTGAGATACATGAggggattggagaggtggcttacaagcttgcattgccgcctagtatGTCAAGTGTTCAtgtagtgtttcatgttttcatgctccggaagtatttcaGCGATCCATCccatattttggacttcagcacggttcagttggatgctgatttgacttatgatgtggagctagtggccattttggatcggcaaatTCGGaagatgaggtcaaagaatatagcttcagtgaaggtacaaTAG